AATGTTTCTCTGTCCATGACTCTCTTGGGATGTAATTgtggtgggttcccacgtccttccACATCAGTATTTCGAAGGGATTTAGTCCTTCACGGCAACTGGTCCCGCTCCGGGTCACTGGTTGGATCCGGGGGTTGGGTTATTTCCCGCCGCCCAGTGCTCGGCGTTGACATTTTACGGTAGGAATGTCCAGCTCtactcaaccctcctcttttctcatccgggcttgggaccggcaatggcagagTTACAGCACAGATTCCCTAATACAGTCATTTAAAATGATCAAATTTGACGGAATAGGAGTTTTCCTAAAAGTAGCAAGCGCGCGTCTACGTAAAGCAATAGATTTAGATAGATTTGGATTCCAATAAGGTTTTGGGGCAAACTTAGCACAAGGATCTGTGCAAAACTTAATAGATGGGATACACTTATCTGCCGCTTTATTGATcgtgtcaataaataaattataaccaGTAAAAGGATCATCCGGAAGAGTAAATTCAGCGAAAGAGTCCGTTAACAGGCTACTATATTCTGTCCAATTGGCTGCTTTTAAATTTcgttttttaaaagaatttgaAGAACAACGAAATGCtgatgaaattttaatacacaGGTGGTCGCTTCCTAAAGTCTCATTTGATACTTGCCAATTAAATTTGAAAGCTATATCTGGAGAGGCGAAAGATATATCAGGGCTACTACATTGTAAATTTCCAGCTACCAATTTAATGCGTGTGTGACTACCATCATTTAGAGAAATTAAATTGCATTCGTTTACAATGTCAAACAGTTGGGACCCTCTGCTATCTGTCTTATATGACCAGGTCAGGTGGTGGGCATTAAAGTCCCCCAAAATTAAAGAGTTACTGGTAAATTGGGAAAAGATAGCTTCCCAATCTCTACGGGTTGTACGTACCGATTGTGGGCAGTAAATTCCAATAATACTTTCtagataattacaattaaatagccTAACAGAAATAATTTCTATCCCAGAATTTATGTTAGTTTGTATTAATTGTGATCTAATGGATTTGTGACAAAAAATTGAGACACCGCCGTAACCATCGCACCGATCTTTTCTAAAAACAACAGCGACATGAATTTTTTCTTGATTTAAAAGATGTTTGAAATCTAGAAGCTTGGGCCTCAAACTTTGTGCATTCCACtgaattagtttaaaattaattattttgtcagATCCGTTAGCCATTGATAGAATCGAAAATTAAAGTAAACCACTTTTTAAACGTTGATGCATCtggtaaattaattaacattacatTAATCGTCCAGTCTAATAGATAATTAATACATAGTTTGAATTTAACACTCCAAGGCTTATTACTGCAAAATACTACCTCTTTAAGTTTGTACAGAACCTCCATAATTGAAATATCAGACCCCGAGTGAGTCTTCCTAGTACGGTCACGTCGAAAATATTTAGATGTATCGTGTAGTGTCGTTTGTGGTTTAGGATCTTGCGTCGTTGAAGTAGAAGGTATATGCGGGTGACAGGACCCCCCCTGCCCCGCGTCTTGATTTCCCTCCTTGATAGGTCCACTAGTATCAGAGCTGGTCTCCGACGCTTGTGATGACGCATCCCAATCATGAATGGACTGATCCGACGAAAAACGCTGCTTcctttttttagattttcttttattttttttggaactcTTCAAATGTTCGTTAGaaaaaagtgtattattttCATCTTGAGTTATCTTAGACACGACGGATGCATATGAATTCTTATTACGTGGGTCAGTAGGAAAGGTAGTGTTCTGCATTGTATAAGTGATATTCTCACTCGTTTCTCTGTGAACAGCTGGTGAAAAAGGTGGTACGTACATCAATGAAGCCTTGCGGTACGTACAGTTAAATTCCGACATGATTTCTCTTATTCTTCTTTCCTTCAAATATATTGGGCAGGTCTTAGCTAGGGCCATATGGTTACCtttacaatttatacatttgaAGGAATTGGTCTCGCAATTAGGGTGATGTTTCCCACATTTAGGGCAGAATATTTTTGTAGAAGGACAATATTTGGCACTATGACCAAAACGCCAGCAATTTGAGCATTGTGTTACGGGGAATATATATGCTTCGACTTTTACCCTTGTAttgaataaatatacatattccgGAAGTGAGTTACCCTTGAAGCTGAGGCGAATGGTTTCACTGTCTATCCATCCTGGCGAAGCCGGGTTCCGTTTATTCAATCGTTTGATCGCTACTATTTCGCAATTATTGCTGGTCCTAATGTTTTCCATAAGGTCATCCTCAGATATGCCTATTTCCATGTTTTTGACAATTCCATAAGAGATATTTACTTCCCATGAATTTTGAATCCTCCAGCCTTGTTCTTGAATTTCAGGACATGCCGCGAATTTTTCGGAAAAAGCTATGTCCTCAAATGCTAGAAGGACTTTAAAAGCATTAATATATTTCACACGAGTTATACCACCAATATTAAGTCGATGAAATAGTTTGGCCAATGCGAATTGTTTTGGTAGCTGATTTTTGCTCGAGATGCAAACATCAACGGAGTTCGGTTTCCAGCGTTTTGCCTTGGACCTCTTTACTACTGTCCAATCTTCTTCATTCTCTTCATTTTGTCTAATATTGTACTCAGTCTCCATCAAGTCTTCTTCTTCTACTTCTCCAGATTTATTGTGCTGTTCATCAATACTTTCTTCGTCTTCATTTCTTCTTGATTGTATTCGTTCATCTTCCATATTTTGTCTACTCATATTAGCTTCCATCTTGTTGCTCTCAACAGTCTCGTTTGCTTTTTCACTCATAGTGCACTAGGATTATAGTCGTACACCTCATTGACCAGAATACGGACGGACTGCGCCCGAGCGCAGTCCCGATTTAGTCAATAATCCCGTCCTCGATTGAAGGtaacacaaaacaatatttgaataaaacaaaaaccaaattaTAGACACGTGCGCAATCACTCGCGTATTCAGATAGATATACGTTATACGTCCAAATACCCGTCCGCTCTGTTCGGCTGCCGGCGGGCGACTGATTtttagttctattcgaggtataaagaaaataaaactggaggtttcgcaacaacccacaaCCATTCGGTAACgggcgaacttattgtggtacacttcattcgcggttgtttgcataagagttagtgtattgcgcaaacgaacgctctgagatcgtgatcaatgatgataaaaaaatgttattttttgtacgttattacaaagttaagtcgtacactgtgtgcattactaatttgtacgttattaataataaaaatgttatggaCGTTtcttcccggttagggtaaccctccgtatcgtcccataaggagcttcgttccgaaaaataaaacaattaattattgcCTAATCATTATTCTGGTGTGTTCtctttcatcaaaatccatccagtactttttgcgtgaaagagctacaaacatacatccatacattcttagaaactttcgcgtttattataatatttgaagGATAAACACCTAGACAAAAAGCGAATTGAcctattcatcacacgaatgtttgtccgatgCGTGAATGGAACACACGACCCCTGGCGTAACAGTTAGGGGCGCTACCGAATCAGTCGatgaattaatgaattattttcaaatcgacACACTTCGCTTCGTTCACAACTGCATTAAACATCCCCTTGTTACGCCGGTGCTGTGCTCGTGCTCATAGCCGGACACTTCCTCAACTTAGAGACAGCTCTCCTCGCCACTACCTTTCATAGATTCCTTCGATTTGCAGTTTCAAAATGGCGGCCTGCAATCTCAAAACGGCGCCGGCGTCAGTTTCGACAATATGGCGGCGATGTTGCTGTGCATAAGAATAATAATGCGTGTGTTTATTACAGCTATTAATCTCAAGCACTGTTTGGTCGGTTTACTTCTGCATGGGACTCTGCATCGGAGCTCCGACGGTCTTCATACCGCAGCTGGGGAAGGAAGCTAATTCCACTGACGCCGTCACCTCGGAAATGGCGTCGTGGCTGTGTAGGTATTTCCGTTTTTCATCTGGTATCCCCTTAGTCAAATTCCAGGATGCCGTAGCTTGATTTAGCGGTACGAATTATCGCGAAGGAACATTACGACATAGTTCAAAATTAGTATCGATCAGGGTAGCCAAATTTCCTAACATATCAATGACTGATCATTCgaaaaaaataagtacatatgagtcgactattatcaaagccggcaatgtgacttttggacaattattggtaaatcagaaaaactaattattgactttgtattccattggcagtcacaaaactcttctgaacgacatcctagataaataacaggttaagtattaacctttatttaatgcacgttttgaaccgtattctttgaaggagacgattatattcaaatcaatctgtatttacatatcaataacatgtttttgtccaaatgcacagattgccacctttgataatagacgactcatatattgtagctgtaattttaatttgatttatgtAAACGATTCAAGTGTCCTCCACTAATACCAATAGTAACTTCTGTTTCAGCTTCGGTATTCGGCTACAGCGCTCTGCCCTGGGTATTGATACTTTGCTGGCTTCTCAACGCGATCGGACGGAAACGGACCTCTATTataatgtcgctatccactgtgGCAATGTTCGTCGTCTTCTATTTTAGTAAAACCGCCAACGATTTACTTATCACCGAAATACTGACGGGCCTGACGCACGCCAGCACGATGACCGTCACAGTTGTTGCCATAGGTGAATATTCTTCGCCTAAATTCAGAGGGATATTCCTCACTCTAAAATCGGCGTCGTTACTCTGGGGAATTTGGACGTCGAACGCGATCGGAACGTTCTTTCACTGGAGGTACATACCTCTGATGGGAATCTTGTGTTCCCTGCATACATTAACTGTGTTTTACTGGTGCGAATCGCCATATTGGTTGGCGTGCAAAGGTAGATTCGACGAATGCCGAAAAACGCACAGGTGGCTCAAAGGTAACGGTAGAGCTTCGGAGCGCGAGTTAAAAAAATTGATCGATTCCTTAAAACGAACACAAAGCAAAGAGATCGAATTAAAAAGTTTACTGTCAAAAGAGTTTTATATTCCATTATTGTTGTCTATTTTAGTCGTAACGCAATATCATTTTTCCGGGAAATTAGTATgcagtatttacgttatagaaaTCTTAAAAAGGATTACTAATGATGAAGCCACAGCGTACTATGGGATGTTAATTCTCGACGGCGTAACCGTCATCAGCACTTACATCGGCTGTATCTTATGTAGGATTTTAAAGCGCAGGACTCTGCTACTTACGTCTAGCACCATAGGGATTACATTTCTATACATACTAGCTTTGTACTTGTGGCTTATCAGAATTGAAGTCGTGACGGAAATCAAGATGGCTTCGGTCTTGTTTCTCGCGGCTTTTTCGACCTCCATTAGCTGCGGGCCGATGATCATGGCGACGTCTTTGTACGGTGAATTAATACCGTTGAGATTTAAAAGCGTTTCGATAATATTAATTGCATTTACATTCTTCGGTTTTCACAGTACGCTGTTGAAGTTAGCTCCCGCCATTTTTGCTAATTTCGGCTTGGATGGAATGTTTCTATTTTACGCTTCAACATCAACATTAATCGCCATTTTGATTTACAAATATCTACCGGAGACCAAAGATAAAACTTTACAAGAAATCGAAGATTATTTTAAGGATTCGACAAATAATTCTGATGTTACGAATCTAGTTCGCGATAAAATTGTCAGTTGATAATGAATTACTTATATTAGTTACCTtagaactttttactggtggtaggacctctggtgagtccgcacgggtaggtccaccgtcccgcctatttctgtcgtgaagcagtaatgcgttacggcttgaagggtggggcagccgttgtaactatactgagaccttagagcttatatctcaaggtgggtggcgcatttacgttgtaaatctctatgggctccagtaaccacttaacaccaggtgggctgtgagtttgtccacccatctaagcagtaaaaaataaaaaagttgaacTACATATTTTTGGTAATGCCGATTTTGAAGAGTCTTGTGTGTATGAAAACGCTTcacgtgtggtcccatttaagTTCTACCAGGATCCAACTATTCGCTTCGGAGTTATCCTTAACACGTTGAATGCCATAAAATCGTACATATTTTCATTCAGGCCATCGTGTTCACCGAAGAGCCTTTTAAAATATCCAAACTAAAGACGGTTTAAAGTCTCTAATTTTTATCTACCGTTCAAATTAtggcatctatatattaatacgtgaagcaaaaattttgtatccctttttacgaaaattgcgcggacagaggagtataaaattttccacacttatagagaatatagagaagaagtgcacaatgctaatatttttttaaataatgcataaaagatacattatatcaataaagaaaaacttacacacactacataccatgtatttgacgcacacacgcatgcatactatttactgtcaaacttttgttcttggcgtctgttgtcaaattgagaatagattaaatattgtttgcctttgttaatattttttatagtgtagtcttggcgaaatttgtgattaaagaagtataaaatacaatcataatagtgtacaaacttacaattccaattaattatagtcgaatttcgactactgcgggacctctagttttattaattttagaataaaaatatcgagttgataattataattactgatTCCCTGATTCTGGCTTGACCCGAATATGGTGCGCTAGGACCAACGGTGGGTCATAAAGCGTACAACGTGTTAGTAATGCATACACATCACTACACagggtcactacacaagggggtcgcgggatTGAATCACGCCaagagaagatatttgtatgataaatataagatGTCTTCTCCAGggttatagatgtatattaaatatatgtatgtgtataataaaaatctttcatttatttccgttatctggtacctgtaacacaagctctttacgaacttagcacaggaccagttaacgtggcgtgattgttagtaaatatttatatattattataggtatatattatattatacatcgcggcctgctgagaagatccggcgagaaactcagtaggctgagTAATGGTAATGGATGTTAGGGtgcatgtcgaactctttgtcgagttcgatgagtacggttaccggggtccctaagcctgctcctagtgttagagctgaacgCGTCTAACGCAAGGGTCACAAGATCTGATGGATGCACGTAGAGAAATCCCTTACATAGTCCGTTCCATGTCTCGTTGCGTGACTTGAATTTTGCTCTAATTAACAACGTGTTTGTTGGtaagtgtttaaaaaaaattaacccgCTGAAAATAgcaattgtttattaaatttatacataACACGTAAAACCGGTCTGgtatatttaaaattgcttcgtgtattattatttttttaattaatgttacacgAAAATCTTGTtctgataattttattatgagaACAACTGAAATTAAGTTGACAGTGTCGATTGAGAGATTCTCGACCCCCCGTCAAACACGTGGACTATGTTCCTATTAAAAATACGAACATTTAACTCTACATATATGAACATTAAATGACAGCACTTATGGATGattgttttcttttcctacctatgctgatagccttgagaggctatttcagcttctccttgatgtgtaggtgagctcacggggctcaaaccggagtgttgctaacactggcccaagcaagagccgtgcttcgcagaatctaccatcggatcggaatcgcgacccgctgcgaagatccggcgagaaactcagtgggctgtgtctatgggttaattcgtcgaccggtgcttgtggtacctaaaagcaccgttaatggatcgggaggatccgtaatgacgtgttcgGAGCctatatgtaagcttatcttgataatgtcgtaagcgagattcaagcatgtgtcaaatatcttgtgtacagtgatggctacccgccacattaaTCTATTATAGTTACCGCCTTAATGTAAGTtgtcaataaatttaatatgatcATTTATcgcaatttattttctaatatcCGTTAATCTAGTCATAGTTCAATGGGGTTAGTTCACGCGGGCACTTTTCTGCTAAGCATTGCTGCGATTTAATCAAACAAACCCTCTTTCCTTTGTTTTGGGCGTCAGTCCTTGAGATAGCAATTAAAGATGGCATCatcgaattcttttttttttgtttttgcccttgtaggcagacgtgcatacggccctcctgatggtgagtggttaccgtcgcctatggacttcagaaataccaggggcagagccaagctgctgcctaacgcttaatactctccacaagccttgtttgaagaaggacatgtcatagcgctcgggaaacaccgtggaggggagctcattccatagccggaatTTTTCCTGCTTACCTTCAATGTATAATGGACACAAATAGGACGAATGAGCGATTACCTGGAAAAAAAACGATCACAGACTGGGATCGTAATGACACGGTCTCATCctttttacggtaggcagcggcttggctctgcccctgtcataactgaagtccatgggcgacggtaaccactcaccatcaggtgggctgtatgttcGTCTggctacaagagcaataaaaaacaaaaaaatcataacataaTAACAGatagataaatagattattacagatttactggtggtaggacgtcttgtgagtccgcacgggtaggtaccaccgccctgcttatttctgctgtgaagctgcaattcgtttcggcttgaaaggcggCGCAGACGTTATACtgctaaaactgagaccttagaacttatatctcaaagtgggtgacgcatttacgtcgtaaatgtctatgggctccagtaaccacttaacactaggtgggctgtgagctcgtccacccatctagcaataaaaaaaaaaggtggtaagtaaaggtaggtggtggtatttacgttgtagatgtctatggtctcctgtaaccacttatcatcaggtggaccgtgagctagtccatacatattattagcaaaataaaaaaaacacgacacAAAAATGTATCTAACTATAGCTAGCTCTCCCTGTGAGCTATAgctaattgtatgaaaaattctatctgtattttgtaccgtatgttccatggatataattgaaactaattttacaattttacggtttaatatttACGGTATACGGTCGAGGAAAATCGTAAAGAAAAATCGAGAGTTATGTCGAATGTTCACGTAGCGCCCTCTCTAGAAATAGGATAGGAAGCTCTACGTTCGAAGCTATTATagtttactagaggtcccgcagtagtcgaaattcaactataattggaattgtaagtttgtacactattatgattgtattttatacttctttaatcacaaatttcgccaagactacattataaaaaatattaataaagacaaacaatatatataattcTCAATTgactcaatttgaccacagacgtcaagaacaaaagtttgacaataaatagtaggtatgcatgcgtgtgtgcgtcaaatacatggtatgtaatgtgtgtaatgttttctttattgatttaatgtatcttttatgcattatttaaaaaaaatattagcattgtgcacttcttctctatattctctataagtgtggaaaatttcatactcctccgtccgcgcaattttcgtaaaaagggatacaaagtttttgcttcacgtattaatatatagatttaacgGTTTAGTTACGAGGTAtcatttcgtaaaaaaaaaatagacgctTACTgtcacttaaaataaaattaacataataacaTCTCATGTATGTTTcatgggaagtgctctgaggaattgcttgagataatcccatcatctcgtttttaccatcgcaccgcccgccaccggagcaaagttcatctatactacctagaaccactgcgttcatccgcagtgcgcttccagatatctttttgccgcgtaccatccgactttggaataaGATGTAATttattcttctatatcgttccctcactactgaggatcgcgaccacatgcgatgtACTTCCAATGCACCCGATCATGGgcggcatggactgcatggtacagactaccaccgagtgcttctcttgccagatctgaccatctggctggtgttctgcccacggcgcgcttgccttctattcgacccgtaattatgagcttctctaattcatgtctgggagaccgcatgatgtgtccgaagaagctcataacacgttcccggcagatggaagagagcctttttcggatgtctagctgccttagaatggactcgtttgttcgcatggcagtccacggtattcgcagcatcctccgccacacccacatttcaaaggcatcgatctttttgATATCCCGGCTTTTTATGCACCATGTCTCCGCCCCGTAGAGGAATATGGGAAAGATCAGTGCCCGCACCAAGCGCACTTTGGTTATACATCGGATGCTACGATTTTTCCATATCTTCCTGAGATTGGCCATCGCACTTTTAGCCATTCCGGATCTTCGGCGTATCTCCCCCATGCAGCCACCCTCGGATGTTATTTGCGACCCAAGATATATGAATTCTGCTACTTTCTCGTAGCCACTGAGTGCATCAGAACGTGGAAGAAGTTGCGCTCTatctattatcattattttggtCTTGGAGTGGTTGATTTTAAGACCGAGTTTAGCACTTTCTTCTTCCACACGGTTCAGCAGAATTGCCATTTCCTCCTCATCTGATGCAAGCATGGTAGTGTCGTCAGCGTATCTCAGGTTCGTGAGTGTTTCACCGCCCACGGAAATACCGCCATTCCAGCCCTCAAGTGCTCTTCTCATTATGTATTCGCcgtagatattaaataatttgggTGACAGAATGCAGCCCTGACGTACTCCACGTTCTGTATGGAAGGGTTTAGATCCTCGATTATCCAGTTTCACGAAGCAAGAACCATCAAGGTACAGATTCCGTATCAATAGTGTGAGATGAGAAGGAACGCCCATATCAATTAACACATCAAACATGCTACTCCACCGAACACAGTCAAACGCCTTCGCATAATCTATAAAGCATAGCACCAGAGGCTTGTTAAACTCGCGAAATTTCTCAATGAGCACTCGGACGTTCAAAATTTGCTCGCGAGTTCCTTTTCCAGCTACAAAACCAGTCTGTTCTCTCGGTATCTGGTGGTCTATGAAAGCTGATAGTCTGCTGTTTATTATGCGAAGGAGTATTTTACTCGCGTGGGACATGAGCGACAGAGTTCGGTAGTTCTCACACTTCGCTGTGGAGCCCTTCTTATGAAGTGGTACTATTGCAGATTTTGTCCAATCACTGGGCCATTGGCCTGTTTTCCAGATCTTGGTACATATCTGATGGATAATGTTTATCCCTTCTGAACCGAGACTTTGAAGCATCGCTGCCGACACGCCATCCGGACCAACCACCTTATGCTTAAGTTTTTGTATTGCATATTCAACCTCAGAAAGTAGTATAGGAGGCTCTTCC
The sequence above is drawn from the Bombyx mori chromosome 11, ASM3026992v2 genome and encodes:
- the LOC101745615 gene encoding uncharacterized protein LOC101745615, whose amino-acid sequence is MEYCDYSLVKNGTVFKENIKKDGTRAFFRQLLISSTVWSVYFCMGLCIGAPTVFIPQLGKEANSTDAVTSEMASWLSSVFGYSALPWVLILCWLLNAIGRKRTSIIMSLSTVAMFVVFYFSKTANDLLITEILTGLTHASTMTVTVVAIGEYSSPKFRGIFLTLKSASLLWGIWTSNAIGTFFHWRYIPLMGILCSLHTLTVFYWCESPYWLACKGRFDECRKTHRWLKGNGRASERELKKLIDSLKRTQSKEIELKSLLSKEFYIPLLLSILVVTQYHFSGKLVCSIYVIEILKRITNDEATAYYGMLILDGVTVISTYIGCILCRILKRRTLLLTSSTIGITFLYILALYLWLIRIEVVTEIKMASVLFLAAFSTSISCGPMIMATSLYGELIPLRFKSVSIILIAFTFFGFHSTLLKLAPAIFANFGLDGMFLFYASTSTLIAILIYKYLPETKDKTLQEIEDYFKDSTNNSDVTNLVRDKIVS